The Streptomyces sp. 11x1 genomic sequence GAGGACCGCGTCGGCACGTGGGTCGCGCTGACACTGACCGGTGTGCTGTTCGGCCTGGCGCACCTGTTCAACCCGGACGCCAGTCTCTGGGGCGCCCTTGCCATCGCGATCGAGGCCGGCGGCATGCTCGGCGCAGCGTACGTGGCCACGCGCAGCCTGTGGGTGCCGATCGGCCTGCACTTCGGCTGGAACTTCGCCGAGTCCGGCCTCTTCAGCACCGAGGTCTCGGGCAACGGCACCAAGCAGGGCCTGCTGGACGCCACAACGTCGGGCCCGCAGCTGCTCACCGGCGGCCACTTCGGCCCGGAGGCAAGCGTGTACGCGCTGCTGTTCTGCGTGCTGGCGACGATCGCATACATGCGGCTGGCCCGACGACGCGGCCATCTGGTGCCCCGCCGCCGGAAGGCCGCCCGGATTGACGCGACCGCTACAGTTTCCCGGTGATCGCTCTTCGGCGGGTCCCGGACGTCTGGCGACGATTCGACGTCACGGTCCAGGACCTCCCACTCGGGCTGCTTCTCCTCGCCGTATCACTCCTGCCGGCGTTCCAACGACACGGGACACAGCTCGGCGGCGTGCCGGACCGCGCCTTCGACGCGGGCGCCGCCATGACCCTTGTCCTCGAATGCCTCCCGCTCGCCGTGCGCCGGCGGTGGCCGGCCGGCTGCCTCGCCCTGGTGTCGCTCGGCTTCGCAGCCGACCAGCTGCGCGGTTACCACCTGGTCGCGGGCACCGCCCTGCTGGTCGCGCTGGTGAGCACGGGACTGCATCTGGAACGGCATCGACGCGCCACCGTGCTGCTGTTCTCCGCGGCGTACGTACCGCTGGCCCTCGCGCTCTCCCGGCTCGGCTCGGGCGAGCCCGTGAGCGGGTTCGTGACCTTCTACCTGGTACTGACCCTTGGCTGGGGCGCCGGGGCGTGGCTGCGCTCCGCCCGGGCCGCGGAGGCCGAACGCCGCCGCCGGGTCGCCGAGGACACGCGCGCCGCCGAACGCACCCGTATCGCCCGCGAGTTGCACGACGTGGTCACTCACCACGTGACGGCGATGGTCGTGCAGGCGGAGGCGGCCCGCTATCTCACCGCCGCGCCCGACCGCCTCGACCAGGCGCTGACCGCCGTCACCGACACCGGCCGGCGGGCCATCACCGACCTGCGGCACCTGCTCGACCTGCTCAACCCCGACCACCACGCCGAGGCAAGGACACCGCCCGTCGGCAGGCTGCTCACGCTCGTCGAGCAGACGCGCCGGGCCGGGCAGCCGGTGGAGTTCACCGAGGAGGGCACGCAGTCCGAGTCGACCGGCAGCGCCGACCTCGTGGCCTACCGGGTCGTACAGGAAGCCCTGACCAACGCCCTCAAGTACGCTCACGGCAGCCGCACTTCGGTCCAGGTGCACCACGGCACGAAGGAGATCACCGTGGAGGTCAGCACAGACGGTTCCAGCTCGCGGGCCGCGTCCCCCGGCGGCAGCGGGCGGGGCCTCGCCGGCCTGCGCGAACGGGTCGACGTCCTCGGCGGCGACTTCAGCGCACGCGCGGAGACGGACGGCGGCTTCGTCGTCCAGGCACGAATACCTGCGGGGAGCCCGTCGTGACCACGCCGATCCGGGTCCTGGTCTGCGACGACCAGATACTGATCCGCACCGGACTGGTGACGATCATCGACGCCCAGCCCGACCTCGAGGTGGCGGGCGAGTGCGGCGACGGTCAGGCCGCGGTCGACCTCGTGGGCCGGCTGCACCCGGACGTCGTGGTGATGGACGTACGCATGCCGGTGCTCGACGGCATCGAGGCCACCCGACTGCTGGCCGGTGCCGGGGTGCCGCATCCCGTCAAGGTGCTCGTGGTGACGACGTTCAACCTGGACGAGTACGTCTACGAGGCGCTGCGCGCGGGGGCCAGCGGCTTCCTGCTCAAGGACGCGCCACCGGCCCAACTCCTGCACGGCATCCGGACCGTGGCGACGGGCGCGGCGCTGCTGGCCCCCGAGGTGACGCGCCGGCTCGTGGGCAGGTACGCCGCCCGGATCCGCCCCGCCGAAGGCACCCCGCACGACATTCCGCTGACCCCCCGCGAAATGGAGGTCCTCCGCCTCATCGCGGACGGGCTCTCCAACAGCGAAATCGCCGGCACGCTCGTAATAAGCCAGGAGACCGTCAAAACCTTCGTGTCCCGCATCCTCACCAAACTCGGCCTCCGCGACCGCGTCCAGGCAGTCGTCTACGCCTACCGCCACGGCCTCGTCACCTGACCCGTCCCAGGGGCGGCGGAACGTCAGGGGCACAGTGGGCAGTACACGCTGCCCGGGATCGTCCGGATGCGCACCAGGTCGTATTTCCACTCCCCGGAACAGGAAGTGCTGCAGCCGGTGCGGCCCGGGATGGTCGAGGGCTGCACGGCCTGGGCGTCAACGCTGATGCCGGGCTCCGGCGCAGTGGATCTTCCAGGTCGGTGCTCCGGAGGATGAGCGATAGGCCAGGGCTGCTGCACTACACTGCCACTACGCGGCTGACCTGCGATAACGGTCACATGCTCCGCCCCGGGTGCAGGGGACGTGAAGCCCTTGTCGCCTCAATGGACGTGCGTAGCTCCAAGGTTCGTATCCTCCGCTCCTGCCAGCGAAAGTACGGCTGGCGGCTGGCGCAGCTGCTCCGTGCGGGGCCTTCCGGGGAACCAAGGGGAACGCCGGGGGAACGGAAGGACCGAGAAGGATCGAGAAGGCCCCAGTAAGGGCGAGACGCCGCACGGCACCTGACCGGAAAACTCGAGGGTTCGACGGGCATGGCGAGGTAGCCCCTGGAGCTGTGCCGCCGGGGTTGAGGGGCGGTGCGGTCGTGTGTCAGGCGCCTGCCGGGGTGAGGGTGACGTCGTGGCCGAGGGCGGTGAGCTGACGGACGAGGTCGCGGGTCTTGCGGGCGGGATCGAGGTTCTTGGTGTGCCAGTCGGAGCCGAGGTCGCGGTAGCGGGCGGTGGGGTCGTTCATAAGGTGCCAGACCGTGACCAGGATGGAGCGTGCGACGGCGACCAGGGCTTTGAGGTGGCCTCGGCGTTTGACGATGCGGCGGTAGCGGGCGCCGGGGAAGGTGTCGGTGCGGGCGGCGGAGACGGCGGCTTCGCCGAGTGCTCCGCGCAGCCAGGAGTTGCCTTTGCCCGCGGGTCCGGAGGTGTTTTTGGGGCCGGACTGGAAGGTGCGTGGGGACAGGCGGGCCCAGGAGGCCAGGCGGTCGGCGGTGGGGAACACGCTCATGTCGGTGCCGATCTCGGCGAGGATGACCTGGGCGGTGGCCGGTCCCACGCCGGGGATCTCGTCCAGGCGCTCGACGTCGGTCAGCGGCATCAGCATGCCCTGACCGGGCCGGTCGTCGTCCCTGTCACCGCCCCTGTCGTCGGGGGTTGTGGACAGGTCGGCCAGACGGGTGGTGATGCGGGCGGTGAGCTTGTCGATCTGCAGGGTGAGGTGGTCGACGGTGTCCAGCAGCATCCGCAGCATGAACGCGTGGTGTTCCTCGAATCCGCCCGCCAGTGCCTCTTGAAGGGCCTGAGGGCTGGCCTTGATGGTGCCGTGTGCCAGGTCGGCCAGGGCCCTGGGGCTGCGTTCGCCCGCGGTCAGGGCTTCGAGCATGGCGCGGCCGGAGACCCCGAAGATGTCGGAGATCACCGAGGACAGTTTGCGGGTCCTGATCTGGGACTTGTCTTCGCCGAAGACGACATCACGCACCCAGTGGACGGTGTTCTCCACGGTCCAGTGCCCGCGGGCCCAGGCGGCGATCTCGGCGGCGGATGCCTGTTCGGCGGGTAGGTCGGTGATGGCGTAGACGGTCTCGCTGGACCATTTCTTCGCCCCGTACAGGCGGCGTCTGCGCTGGATGCGCAGGACCTGGCGGGCGTGCGGGAAGAGCAGGCCGTCGACGGTGACGACCTGTACCAGGCGCTGTTCGTGGCGGCCGTGGCCGCGGGCGTCGTCACGGTGGATCACCGGGACCTCTTTCCAAGGCAGCCGGTGGAGTCGGCGGGCCTGACTGCGCTGGTTGTTCTTGATCGTGAGAAGGTGGTGGGCGCAGCGTTTGCGCAGGTAGGCGGCGTGGGCGTGCTGTGCGTGGAGAGCATCGGCGGTGACGACCGCCCCGGCGAGGTGCGACAGCCCCACTTCCCTGGCCATCGACCGCGTCGACCAATGCGTGGCGTCCTTAGGCGTGGCCTCCAGCGTCTTGACGACCACTTCCTCGACCTGCTCGTCGGTGATCTTCCTGGGGCCGCCCGGACGCGGCTCGTCGGTCAGGCCCTCCAGCCGGTCCTGCACGAACCGGGCCCGCCACCGGCTCACCGTATGCGCCTCCACGCCCAGCCGGGCCGCAACGTCCTTGTTGGAAGCGCCCGTTGCACTCTCCAGCACAATCCGGCACCGCAGAGCCAGCGCCTGGGAGGACGTCCGGCGTCTCGCCCAACGTGTCAACGTCTCGCGCTCGTCATCGGTCAGCACCAGCTCGGCCTTCGGCCGTCCCGTCCTCGCCACCCGGCCATCATGCCGAACCAGCCCCCGACTTACGCAGCGAGTTCTCGACTCAGGACACTAGCCCTCCTGACGGACCAGGCGAGACCCGGGGCCGGGTCAGGCGGTGGGCCGCATGTGCGCCTGCGCCCATTCCTCGAAGCTGGTGAGTGGGATGCCGAGGTCCCTCGCGTACTGCGGGCGGGCTGGCTGGCCGGCCACGTTCAGCCACTCGTGGGTGGCGCCCATCGCCGGCATTCCGGCGGCGAGGGCCTCCTCCTCGGTCATGTCCGGCGCGGACAGTTGCGTGCCCAGGGCGCGGGAGAGAACCTCGGCGATCTCCGTCATCGACAGGTAGTCGCTCGCCAACTCCAGTTCGACCCCGCCGAATCGCTCCGGCCCGGTGATGGCCGCAGCGGCTGCCCTGCCGATGTCGTCCACCGCGACCAGGGACAGCCGCGTCTCAGGGTTCAGAACGCTCACCAGGCCGCCCTCGATGCCACGTGGGAACAGGAACGCCATGGACGGGAGGAAGTTCTCCATGAAGAAGCCCGGCTTGAGGAGCGTCCAGTGCGGGAATCCGGCCGCGCGGACCTGGTCCTGGATCGCGCTCTTGGCGCCCAGGGTGGGTTCCATCGAAGCCCAGCGGCCTTCGGCCCAACCGGGAGTTTCGGTGTGCTGGCCGGCGCCGGTGACGGATGTGTGCACGAACTGCGGCACTCCGGCGGCCTTCGCGCCCTCGATGAGGTTGGCGCCCTGGGCCACCTCCCCTTCGAAATCGAAGCCTTCCGCGGTGACGGCGGGCATCTGCACGGAGAAGACGGCGCAGACGCCCTCGGCGGCCCGGATCACGGAATCGCGGTCGTGAAGGTCACCGGTGACCAGTTCGGCGCCGAATGCCTCGACGGCCTTGGCCCGGTCGGTGCCTGCGTCGCGCATCAGGGCGCGGACGGGAACGCCCGCCGCGAGCAGTGCGCGGGCGGTGGCTCCGCCCTGCCTGCCGGTAGCGCCGGTGACCAGGACGGGTGCGGGATCTGTGGACATGGCGCTTCCTCGGGTTGCTCGCCGATTAAACGGCGAGCCACGCCGTTTATGCTCCGCTACGATACGGCGGGGCCCGCCACTTATCAATCCTGGAGGTGATGCCATGCCCGAGCATCAGCGTGCGGACGCCCGACGCAACTACACGCGCATCCTCGCCGTGGCCGAGGAGGAGGTCGCTGCCCATGGCGCCGACGCCTCCCTGGAACAGATCGCCCGCACCGCGGGGGTCGGCTCAGCAACCGTGCGCCGACACTTCCCCACGCGCCGCGCACTGTTGGAAGCAGTCTCCCGGAAACGGATCGAGGCCCTGTGCGTCCGCGCCCATGAGCTGACCGGCAAGGGCGACAGCCGGAACGCGCTCCTGGAATGGCTCGATGACGTCGTCGCCTACTCCGTCTCCGCCCGGGGGCTGGCGGCCGCACTGGCCTACGACGGCCCGGTGCACGAGAACAGCTGCTCGGCGGCACTGGAAGAGGCGGCAGGTCCACTGCTGCGCCGCGCAGTGCAGGACGACGCGCTGGCGACAGGCGTCACTGTCGCCGACCTGATCACGCTGGTCGTCGGCATCGCCCTGGCCACGGAACACCACCCCGACCCCGCCGCCCAGGCGGACCGGCTGTTCCGGCTGGCCGTGGCGGGACTGAGTCCGCAGAGCTGAACAAGACACACAACCGGCAGAACCGAGAACGGGCACACACCATTCACGGCGCACTCAGCACTGAAGCGACGCGCTCGCAGCGTTCGTCGGCCATGATCCGCCGGACAGGACCCTGACCGGCTCCGCCGGCGGCAGGCTAGGCGGCGTGCCCGTCGGATCGTTCGACGAGCACGCCGCGTTCGAAGCGGGCTCCGTTGAGTGTCAGCTTCGAGCGCCCACCGTCGGCGACTCGAGGCCTTGGCTTCGGTCGTGCTCCGCACGGGCGGATGCGATTTCGGCGAGGTGGTCGCTGCTCCATGCGATGAGAGGAGCGGCTGCGTGGAGCAGGCTGGTGCCGAGGGGGGTGAGCCGGTAGGTGACGTGGGGCGGCATGACCTCGTGGACGGTGCGGGTGAGGATGCCGTCTCGTTCGAGGCGCCGCAGGGTGACGGTCAGCATGCGCTGGCTGACCCCCTGGACAGCCCGTTTGAGTTCGTTGAAGCGGCGAGGTCCGTCGTTCAGGTTGGACACGACGTAGAGGGACCACTTGTCGGCCACCAGATCCAGTGCTTCACGGACGTCGCACACCTCGGTGTCGGCGGGGCTTTGGCGGGCGTTCACGGTTACCTCCATGAAACCGGGCACGCGAATGTGCCTTATTGACCTCGTTATGGGCTGATCGCAGGATAGTTCAGCACGGTTCCTCTGAGGAACCGTGCTGAACACATGTAGCTGTGCGCTGGATTTTGTATGCCTCAGTCGCATTGTTCGAGCGGCGACGTTCACAGGCAGATTCTGCTCCCGTGAAGTTGTCCGTGATCCATTCCCCTTATTGAGTGGGATGTCGGTCCGTAGTCACATCTCTGATTGACTACCGAGCAGTGAGTTGAGGCAAGAATGAGAATCGTCGTATGCGGCACCGGTTTCGTCGGCAGCGCTTTGGTGCGGGAGTTCACCGTGCGCGGACATGAAGTGACCGCCGTCTCGCGGCGCCTCAAAACCGGTATTCCGGAGGGCGTCACCCAAAGCGTCGGCAGCGTGCATGACCCTGCCTTCCTCGAGGAGGTAGCCGCCGGTGCGGATGTCCTTGTTTCGGCGCTTCCGGCCATCGCCGACGGCGGCGGACTCGATACGGGCGTGGCGGCTCTTCTCCGACGCGCCGGGGAGACCGGGGCGCGCCTCGGAGTGGTCGGCGGCTCGGCGGTGCTCCCGCTGTTCGAGGGCGGGCCGCGGCAGGTCGACACCCCTGGATTCCCCGCCTGGCTGCTTCCGCGTGTCGAGGTGCACGCGCGAACGCTGGGCGTACTCGATGCGGCGCCTGAAGGTATCGATTGGTTCTGTCTCGTCCCGGCGGCAGATTTCGGCCCTCACCGACCGGGCGTGCGCACGGGTTCCTACCGTACGAGCGCCACTGCACAGGTCACCGATGAAGAAGGGCACTCCGTGCTCGGAGTGGAGGACTATGCCATCGCTTTCGCCGACGAGATCGACACCCCGAGAATTCGTCGCGCTTGGCTCGCCGTCGGCTATTGATCCAGCATCGATCGAGCGGTTGCCCGACCCGTCCAAATTCTTGATATCCGGGGTCCGGGCTGCTCTATCTGTCTTTTCTGTCGTTTCTGTCAATCCAAATTTTGAGAAGGGTAAGCAAGTCATGACCGATAAGAAGATCATCGCAGTGGTGGGGGCGACCGGCTCGCAGGGAGGCGGCCTGGTGCGCGCCGTCCTGGGCGACTGGAACGGGCCCTTCACCGTACGGGCTCTCACCCGAAATCCGGACTCGGCGAAGGCCAAGGAGTTCGCCGCGCGCGGTGCCGAGGTGGTCCGGGTGGATCTCGATGACGAGGCGAGCCTGCGTGCCGCGTTCAACGGCGCTTACGGCGCGTTCGTCGTCACCAACTACCGTGAGCAGCTCACTTCCGAGCAGGAAGCGGCTCGCAGCCGTGCACGGAGGGAGCTGGACCAGGTCAGCAATGCGGCGCGTGCGGCCAAGGCCGCCGGGCTCAAGCACGTCGTGTGGTCGACGCTGGAGGACACGCGTCCGCACTTCGCGTTCCTCGGCAGCGATGTCCCGACCCTCGAAGACGGCTACAAGGTGCCGCACCTCGACGCCAAGAACGAAGCAAACGCCCACTTCACCGCGTTGGGTGTGCCGACAACCTTCCTGGAGACATCGTTCTTCTACGAGATGTTTGTCCTCGCCGGGCTGAGCCCGCGTCGCGGGGCGGACGGTCAGGCGGTGCTCTCCCTGCCGATGGGAGACAGCACTATGGCGCTCGTGGCCGCCGAGGACATCGGTCGTACCGCTCACGGCATCTTCCGGGCCGGAGCCCGGTTCGTCGGCCGCACGGTGGGGCTGGCCGGCACTCACGCCACCGGCGGTCAACTGGCCGAGCTTTTCGCCAAGGTGCTCGGCGAGCCGGTCGCCTACCGGCCGATGACCCACGACCAGATGCGCAACGCCGGATTCCCGGAGGCCGAGGAGCTCGGCAACATGTTCCAGTTCTTCACCGAGGCCGCCGTGACGTTCGTCGGCAACCGCGATCTCGACTTGGTCCGGACGCTCAACCCGCGACTTCGGACGCTCGAGGACTGGCTGATCGACCACCGTGAGCAGCTGAAGTCCGCTCTCTGAGTCCACGCCCGGTTCCGCAGGCGACCGCGCAACGAACTCCGCCGGCTGCACGCCTCTCAGAGGTGTTGCCGTGCCGACTGCCCGTCGCCCTCGCTCTGCCGCCGGCGGGGCTGGGCTCTCTTCCCGAGGGCCGATGCCCTCCCCGACGAGGTGGGGCGCGCGGCAAGCGCACGCCCGCCATTCCACCGACTTCTCGATCCGCAGCAGTACAGGAGGATTATTCATGTCCCTTGAGTTGAAGGGTAAGACCGCCCTTATCACCGGCGCCACTGCCGGCATCGGCCGGGCTGTCGCGAGCACACTCGCGGAACTCGGAGCAGCCGTCGTCGTGCATGGCCGCGCTGCCGAACGGGGATCCTCGGTGGTGGAAGAGATTAGCGCGGCCGGCGGAACCGCTCGGTTCGTCGCTGCGGACCTGGCCGACCCGGATGCCGTACACAAGCTGGCTGAGGCGGCCGGACCGGTCGACGTGCTGGTGAACAACGCGGGCGTCTTTCAGTTCGGGCCGATGCTCGAAGCCACTGCCGAAGCGTTTGATCTCCACATGGCTGTCAACACCCGCGCACCGATGCTGCTCGTCGCTGCGTTGGCGCCCGCGATGGCCAAGCGTGGCTTCGGAGTGGTCATCAACATCACCACCGGTGCCGTGTCCACTCCTGTGCGCGGTGGTGGGGTCTACGTTTCCTCGAAGGTCGCCCTCGACTACCTGACGCGTGTATGGGCCGACGAACTGGGCCCCTCGGGCGTACGCGTCAATGCTGTGGCCGCGGGCCCGACCCGTACCCGAGGTATGCAGGCACGCGGAGCCGACCTGGCCGACACGCTCGGCAGAACGACTACAGCCCTCGGCCGCGCCGCCGATCCTCGTGAGATCGCCGAGGTGGTCGCTTTTCTGGCATCCCCTCGCTCTGGTTACGTCACGGGAGCGGTCGTCGAAGCTCGGGGCGGCGCACCCGCGCATTCCTGAGCCTCACTGGCGACGCAGGCGGGATCGGCGGCGACGGCCGGGCCCCTGTTCCCCGCGGGGCCCGGCGAGCAGACGACCTCGCCCAGCGTCTTGTGAACCATCGGCCTCGTTGCCACGCATCTCGAAGAGTGGTTATGTGCCTGACTCCGGGGGCTCTGGCACGAATTCCGGTCCTTGTTCGTCGACGAACAAGGCGGGCGTAGAAAGAGGGCTTCCACGTTGAGCGTCCGGCACGGCTCCGAGCTGGTGTGGCCTCGCTCAACATCGCCGCGGCCACCCGGGGGCGGCGCACCAGATGGTCATCACCGACACCGCGGACGTCCAGGTCGTGGGCGGAGCCGGAAACGACACCGAAGCGGTCCGG encodes the following:
- a CDS encoding NAD(P)H-binding protein, which encodes MRIVVCGTGFVGSALVREFTVRGHEVTAVSRRLKTGIPEGVTQSVGSVHDPAFLEEVAAGADVLVSALPAIADGGGLDTGVAALLRRAGETGARLGVVGGSAVLPLFEGGPRQVDTPGFPAWLLPRVEVHARTLGVLDAAPEGIDWFCLVPAADFGPHRPGVRTGSYRTSATAQVTDEEGHSVLGVEDYAIAFADEIDTPRIRRAWLAVGY
- a CDS encoding winged helix-turn-helix transcriptional regulator, which encodes MEVTVNARQSPADTEVCDVREALDLVADKWSLYVVSNLNDGPRRFNELKRAVQGVSQRMLTVTLRRLERDGILTRTVHEVMPPHVTYRLTPLGTSLLHAAAPLIAWSSDHLAEIASARAEHDRSQGLESPTVGARS
- a CDS encoding transposase, whose product is MLEALTAGERSPRALADLAHGTIKASPQALQEALAGGFEEHHAFMLRMLLDTVDHLTLQIDKLTARITTRLADLSTTPDDRGGDRDDDRPGQGMLMPLTDVERLDEIPGVGPATAQVILAEIGTDMSVFPTADRLASWARLSPRTFQSGPKNTSGPAGKGNSWLRGALGEAAVSAARTDTFPGARYRRIVKRRGHLKALVAVARSILVTVWHLMNDPTARYRDLGSDWHTKNLDPARKTRDLVRQLTALGHDVTLTPAGA
- a CDS encoding response regulator transcription factor; the encoded protein is MTTPIRVLVCDDQILIRTGLVTIIDAQPDLEVAGECGDGQAAVDLVGRLHPDVVVMDVRMPVLDGIEATRLLAGAGVPHPVKVLVVTTFNLDEYVYEALRAGASGFLLKDAPPAQLLHGIRTVATGAALLAPEVTRRLVGRYAARIRPAEGTPHDIPLTPREMEVLRLIADGLSNSEIAGTLVISQETVKTFVSRILTKLGLRDRVQAVVYAYRHGLVT
- a CDS encoding NmrA family NAD(P)-binding protein; this translates as MSTDPAPVLVTGATGRQGGATARALLAAGVPVRALMRDAGTDRAKAVEAFGAELVTGDLHDRDSVIRAAEGVCAVFSVQMPAVTAEGFDFEGEVAQGANLIEGAKAAGVPQFVHTSVTGAGQHTETPGWAEGRWASMEPTLGAKSAIQDQVRAAGFPHWTLLKPGFFMENFLPSMAFLFPRGIEGGLVSVLNPETRLSLVAVDDIGRAAAAAITGPERFGGVELELASDYLSMTEIAEVLSRALGTQLSAPDMTEEEALAAGMPAMGATHEWLNVAGQPARPQYARDLGIPLTSFEEWAQAHMRPTA
- a CDS encoding histidine kinase, producing the protein MIALRRVPDVWRRFDVTVQDLPLGLLLLAVSLLPAFQRHGTQLGGVPDRAFDAGAAMTLVLECLPLAVRRRWPAGCLALVSLGFAADQLRGYHLVAGTALLVALVSTGLHLERHRRATVLLFSAAYVPLALALSRLGSGEPVSGFVTFYLVLTLGWGAGAWLRSARAAEAERRRRVAEDTRAAERTRIARELHDVVTHHVTAMVVQAEAARYLTAAPDRLDQALTAVTDTGRRAITDLRHLLDLLNPDHHAEARTPPVGRLLTLVEQTRRAGQPVEFTEEGTQSESTGSADLVAYRVVQEALTNALKYAHGSRTSVQVHHGTKEITVEVSTDGSSSRAASPGGSGRGLAGLRERVDVLGGDFSARAETDGGFVVQARIPAGSPS
- a CDS encoding helix-turn-helix domain-containing protein, with product MPEHQRADARRNYTRILAVAEEEVAAHGADASLEQIARTAGVGSATVRRHFPTRRALLEAVSRKRIEALCVRAHELTGKGDSRNALLEWLDDVVAYSVSARGLAAALAYDGPVHENSCSAALEEAAGPLLRRAVQDDALATGVTVADLITLVVGIALATEHHPDPAAQADRLFRLAVAGLSPQS
- a CDS encoding NmrA/HSCARG family protein, with the translated sequence MPSLSPTRSTPREFVALGSPSAIDPASIERLPDPSKFLISGVRAALSVFSVVSVNPNFEKGKQVMTDKKIIAVVGATGSQGGGLVRAVLGDWNGPFTVRALTRNPDSAKAKEFAARGAEVVRVDLDDEASLRAAFNGAYGAFVVTNYREQLTSEQEAARSRARRELDQVSNAARAAKAAGLKHVVWSTLEDTRPHFAFLGSDVPTLEDGYKVPHLDAKNEANAHFTALGVPTTFLETSFFYEMFVLAGLSPRRGADGQAVLSLPMGDSTMALVAAEDIGRTAHGIFRAGARFVGRTVGLAGTHATGGQLAELFAKVLGEPVAYRPMTHDQMRNAGFPEAEELGNMFQFFTEAAVTFVGNRDLDLVRTLNPRLRTLEDWLIDHREQLKSAL
- a CDS encoding SDR family oxidoreductase → MSLELKGKTALITGATAGIGRAVASTLAELGAAVVVHGRAAERGSSVVEEISAAGGTARFVAADLADPDAVHKLAEAAGPVDVLVNNAGVFQFGPMLEATAEAFDLHMAVNTRAPMLLVAALAPAMAKRGFGVVINITTGAVSTPVRGGGVYVSSKVALDYLTRVWADELGPSGVRVNAVAAGPTRTRGMQARGADLADTLGRTTTALGRAADPREIAEVVAFLASPRSGYVTGAVVEARGGAPAHS
- a CDS encoding CPBP family intramembrane glutamic endopeptidase, with the protein product MRLVWQFAAVAAVAFIGGQVVAAVQGNAWLTLVLGVLTAVLAVRVYGWVVRRTERRPATEVAREGARAAFGRGALIGAALFGAVMVNLAWLGDYEVRGLGSVSGAVGLVGFMAAAAVTEELLFRGVLFRIVEDRVGTWVALTLTGVLFGLAHLFNPDASLWGALAIAIEAGGMLGAAYVATRSLWVPIGLHFGWNFAESGLFSTEVSGNGTKQGLLDATTSGPQLLTGGHFGPEASVYALLFCVLATIAYMRLARRRGHLVPRRRKAARIDATATVSR